The following proteins come from a genomic window of Nicotiana tomentosiformis chromosome 12, ASM39032v3, whole genome shotgun sequence:
- the LOC104099157 gene encoding probable protein phosphatase 2C 43: protein MFSWLVRTVSACFRPLSRYVPMSKDEEDVFVRGEDDVLLWCRDLEKHSCGEFSFAVVQANSVLEDHSQVDTGREATFVGIYDGHGGPEASRFVRDHLFLHLIRLARENGTIDEEVLKNAFAATEVGFLSLVRRAFGITPLIATKGCCCLVGVIWKRTLYVANLGDSRVVLGHIERSNKIFAEQLTKDHNASIEEVRKELMSLHPDDSRIVVNVNGAWRVKGIIQVSRSIGDAYLKKPEFAVGPAHPRFHLKEPLIRPVLRADPSVCSRNLQPGDRFLIFASDGLWELISNQKAVEIVHNNPREGIARRLIISALDEAARRRKLKYDDLKKYDKGARRAFHDDITVVVIFIDHEMLEGKQSVPELSVRGFIDTHGPSDFNILQEVAMKTNSLK from the exons ATGTTTTCCTGGCTGGTAAGGACGGTATCAGCATGTTTTCGGCCATTGAGTCGATATGTCCCTATGAGCAAGGATGAAGAGGATGTTTTTGTGCGAGGTGAAGATGATGTGCTTTTATGGTGTAGAGACCTTGAGAAACATTCATGTGGGGAGTTTTCTTTTGCTGTAGTCCAAGCTAATTCAGTACTTGAAGATCATAGCCAAGTTGATACAGGTCGTGAAGCTACTTTTGTTGGGATTTATGATGGACATGGTGGCCCTGAGGCTTCAAGATTTGTCCGTGATCACCTTTTCCTGCATTTAATAA GGCTTGCCCGAGAAAATGGAACAATAGATGAAGAAGTGCTTAAAAATGCGTTCGCTGCAACTGAAGTTGGCTTTCTTTCTCTTGTGAGAAGGGCATTTGGTATTACACCATTAATTGCGACAAAGGGTTGCTGCTGTCTGGTTGGTGTTATCTGGAAAAGGACGTTGTATGTTGCTAACCTTGGTGATTCTAGAGTGGTATTAGGTCATATAGAGAGATCAAATAAAATTTTTGCTGAGCAATTGACCAAGGATCATAATGCCAGTATCGAGGAGGTTAGGAAGGAACTGATGTCGTTGCACCCAGACGATTCACGCATTGTGGTTAATGTCAATGGAGCATGGCGTGTTAAAGGCATCATACAG GTATCTAGATCAATTGGAGATGCATATCTGAAGAAGCCAGAGTTTGCTGTTGGTCCAGCTCACCCACGATTCCATCTTAAAGAACCACTTATTCGGCCAGTGCTAAGAGCTGATCCATCTGTATGTTCAAGAAACTTACAACCCGGTGATAGATTTCTTATATTTGCTTCTGACGGGCTGTGGGAACTCATAAGTAATCAAAAGGCTGTCGAGATTGTGCATAATAACCCTAGAGAG GGCATCGCAAGAAGACTTATTATATCAGCCCTGGATGAGGCCGCAAGGAGAAGGAAGTTGAAGTACGATGACCTTAAGAAGTATGACAAGGGTGCGAGGAGGGCCTTTCATGATGATATAACAGTTGTTGTCATCTTTATAGATCATGAGATGTTGGAAGGAAAACAATCTGTGCCTGAACTGTCAGTTCGAGGATTTATAGATACTCATGGACCATCAGATTTCAATATCCTCCAAGAGGTTGCTATGAAGACAAATTCTCTCAAGTGA